The following coding sequences are from one Kosakonia sp. H02 window:
- a CDS encoding helix-turn-helix transcriptional regulator, whose product MQSVKDLGSYLKSRRAQLDPHALGFHTARRRTPGLRREEVAHLACISATWYTWLEQGRGGTPSAEVLERICQALRLSGREREYVFHLALGRAPGVHYTAAGAVSNRLQKVLDNMPLSPAMIRNATWDVLAWNSAATVVLADYATLPVQERNIMRRIFLNPQVRDAQGDWQGLTRFLVAAFRAEATRAGASQEIQPLVEELSAASPVFARLWQNNDIEVMGEGTKVLFHGSVGKLSLEYSSFSVEGQPDLTMVVYNPSGEEDEEKIRSLLQQKG is encoded by the coding sequence ATGCAGAGCGTGAAAGACCTTGGCAGTTACCTGAAATCCCGCCGGGCGCAGCTTGATCCGCATGCGCTGGGTTTTCATACCGCACGCAGACGCACGCCAGGCCTGCGACGTGAAGAAGTGGCACATCTGGCATGCATTAGCGCAACCTGGTACACCTGGCTTGAGCAAGGTCGCGGCGGCACGCCGTCGGCGGAAGTGCTGGAGCGCATTTGTCAGGCGTTACGCCTGAGCGGGCGGGAGCGCGAATATGTTTTCCATCTGGCGCTTGGTCGCGCACCGGGCGTGCACTATACAGCTGCCGGCGCGGTGAGCAATAGACTACAAAAAGTGCTTGATAATATGCCGCTTAGCCCGGCGATGATCCGTAACGCCACCTGGGATGTTCTCGCCTGGAATAGCGCCGCCACGGTGGTGCTGGCTGATTACGCCACCCTGCCCGTGCAAGAGCGCAATATTATGCGCCGTATTTTTCTCAATCCGCAGGTACGTGACGCCCAGGGAGACTGGCAAGGGCTGACGCGTTTTCTGGTGGCGGCATTTCGCGCAGAGGCTACGCGCGCGGGTGCGTCACAGGAGATCCAGCCGCTGGTTGAGGAGTTAAGCGCGGCGTCGCCGGTGTTTGCCAGGCTTTGGCAGAACAACGATATCGAGGTGATGGGCGAAGGCACGAAAGTCCTGTTTCATGGCAGCGTAGGCAAGCTGTCGCTGGAGTATTCAAGTTTTTCCGTTGAGGGGCAGCCCGATCTGACCATGGTCGTGTATAACCCTTCGGGTGAGGAAGACGAAGAGAAAATCCGTTCGTTGTTACAGCAGAAGGGATAA
- the ruvC gene encoding crossover junction endodeoxyribonuclease RuvC encodes MAIILGIDPGSRITGYGVIRQTGRQLTYLGSGCIRTKVDDLPSRLKLIYAGVTEIITQFQPDFFAIEQVFMAKNADSALKLGQARGVAIVAAVNQDLPVFEYAARQVKQTVVGIGSAEKSQVQHMVRNLLKLPANPQADAADALAIAITHCHVSQNALQVSSSRLNLARGRLR; translated from the coding sequence ATGGCGATTATTCTCGGGATCGATCCGGGTTCACGCATCACCGGTTATGGTGTTATTCGCCAGACGGGGCGGCAACTGACCTACCTGGGCAGCGGCTGCATCCGCACAAAAGTCGACGATTTACCGTCGCGCCTGAAGCTGATTTACGCAGGCGTGACGGAAATCATCACCCAGTTCCAGCCGGACTTTTTTGCCATTGAGCAGGTATTTATGGCGAAAAATGCCGACTCAGCGCTGAAGCTGGGGCAAGCGCGCGGTGTCGCCATCGTTGCTGCCGTCAACCAGGATCTGCCGGTGTTTGAATATGCCGCTCGTCAGGTAAAACAGACGGTGGTGGGGATTGGCAGTGCGGAAAAAAGCCAGGTGCAGCATATGGTGCGTAACTTGCTAAAACTGCCTGCTAACCCGCAGGCCGATGCCGCCGATGCGCTGGCAATTGCCATTACCCATTGTCATGTCAGCCAGAACGCCTTACAGGTGAGCAGCTCGCGCCTTAACCTCGCGCGTGGCCGATTGCGCTAA